A portion of the Lolium rigidum isolate FL_2022 chromosome 1, APGP_CSIRO_Lrig_0.1, whole genome shotgun sequence genome contains these proteins:
- the LOC124684255 gene encoding ABC transporter A family member 7-like: HPDVDCIQGLSLWRESASVINDELFKGYRQDRTGGADKSNEFSAGYDFLNTNRNSLAISIWYNSTYSNDTAFSEIGLLRVPRLVNMASNAYIKLLRGSGVEMLLEFVKDMPKVGTKLKFDLSSLLGALFFTWIVELLFPVILTYLVYEKQQKLKIMMKMHGLKERPYWMITYSYFFALSAVYMIVFIVFGSLIGLRFFTANDYSIQIVFYFIYINLQIALAFFTASFFSSVKIATVVGYIYVFGSGLLGAFLLRFFIQDKGFPKGWIVVLEIIPGFSLYRGLYEFGQYAFSGTAMGTDGMKWANLSDSENGMRTVLIIMVVEWAILLPLAFYLDQVSSLGGGLRKRFLSSLKCFKKRAVSLRRHSFGRIGSKVILEMENPDATQEREVVEQLLLEPTANHAILCDNIKKVYHGKDGNPDKLAVRGLSLALPKGQCFGMLGPNGAGKTSFISMMIGLIQPTSGTAYVHGMDIRTDMKDIYTNMGVCPQHDLLWETLTGREHLLFYGRLKNLKGAELLKATDDSLKSVNLFNGGVGDKQVGKYSGGMKRRLSVAISLIGDPKVVFMDEPSTGLDPASRNNLWSVVKEAKKNRAIILTTHSMEEAEVLCDRLGIFVDGGFQCIGNAKELKGRYGGTYVFTMTTSSEHEQEVEQLVRRLSPSANRIYHISGTQKFELPKQEVKIADVFREVENAKSRFSIHAWGLADTTLEDVFIKVAKGAQAFNENA; encoded by the exons CATCCAGATGTAGACTGCATTCAAGGTTTGTCGTTATGGCGTGAAAGTGCATCGGTTATCAATGACGAACTATTTAAGGGTTATAGACAAGATAGAACAGGTGGAGCAGACAAGTCGAATGAATTTTCTGCAG GTTACGACTTCTTGAACACAAATAGGAATAGTCTTGCCATTAGCATTTGGTACAACTCTACCTATAGCAATGATACTGCATTTTCTGAAATTGGATTATTACGAGTGCCACGCTTGGTGAACATG GCTTCCAACGCATACATCAAACTTCTCAGAGGAAGTGGAGTGGAAATGCTGCTTGAATTTGTTAAAGATATGCCCAAAGTTGGGACAAAATTAAAATTTGACCTGTCTTCTCTTCTTGGTGCACTATTCTTCACATGGATCGTTGAACTACTCTTTCCA GTTATACTAACATATCTTGTGTATGAGAAGCAACAGAAGCTGAAAATCATGATGAAGATGCATGGTCTGAAGGAGCGTCCGTACTGGATGATAACTTATTCGTACTTCTTTGCTCTATCAGCTGTCTATATGATTGTATTCATCGTATTTGGATCCTTGATAG GTCTGCGTTTCTTTACAGCAAATGACTACAGCATTCAGATTGTTTTCTACTTCATCTACATAAATCTGCAGATTGCACTCGCTTTTTTTACTGCGTCCTTCTTTTCTTCTGTCAAAATCGCCACAG TGGTTGGTTACATCTATGTATTTGGTTCTGGTTTACTAGGGGCATTTCTTCTGCGTTTCTTTATTCAGGATAAAGGTTTCCCGA AGGGTTGGATAGTAGTCTTGGAGATCATCCCTGGATTTTCACTTTACCGAGGGTTATACGAGTTTGGTCAATATGCATTCTCTGGAACTGCAATGGGCACCGACGGTATGAAGTGGGCTAATTTGAGTGACTCAGAGAATGGAATGCGTACTGTATTGATTATCATGGTTGTTGAATGGGCAATACTACTCCCATTGGCATTTTATTTGGATCAAGTCTCATCATTGGGTGGTGGACTCCGGAAAAGATTTCTAAGCTCATTGAAATGCTTTAAAAAACGAGCTGTATCTTTGCGGAGGCATAGCTTTGGGCGGATAGGATCTAAAGTAATACTTGAAATGGAGAACCCCGACGCTACTCAAGAA AGAGAGGTGGTTGAGCAGCTTTTGCTGGAACCCACTGCAAACCATGCTATTCTATGTGATAACATAAAGAAAGTTTACCATGGAAAAGATGGAAACCCTGACAAGCTTGCAGTTCGTGGGTTATCTCTTGCCCTCCCAAAAGGCCAATGTTTCGGAATGCTCGGCCCGAATGGGGCTGGGAAAACATCCTTCATTAGTATG ATGATTGGGCTCATTCAACCTACATCTGGCACTGCTTATGTACATGGAATGGATATACGGACTGACATGAAAGATATCTACACAAATATGGGTGTTTGCCCACAACACGA CTTACTTTGGGAGACATTGACGGGAAGAGAGCATCTCTTGTTTTATGGGAGACTGAAGAATCTTAAAGGCGCTGAGTTACTGAAG GCAACTGATGACTCTCTGAAGAGTGTTAACCTATTCAATGGCGGTGTCGGCGATAAGCAAGTGGGGAAGTACAGTGGGGGCATGAAACGGAGGCTCAGTGTTGCGATCTCCTTAATTGGGGACCCCAAA gtTGTTTTCATGGATGAGCCAAGCACTGGACTAGATCCAGCATCAAGAAATAACCTGTGGAGTGTTGTGAAAGAAGCAAAGAAGAACCGTGCCATTATTCTTACAA CACATTCAATGGAAGAGGCAGAGGTATTATGTGATAGGCTCGGTATTTTTGTTGATGGTGGTTTCCAATGCATTGGAAACGCAAAAGAG CTGAAAGGAAGATATGGTGGAACCTACGTGTTCACAATGACAACATCTTCGGAACATGAACAGGAGGTTGAACAGCTGGTTCGCCGTTTGTCGCCAAGTGCAAACAGGATATATCACATATCTGGAACACAGAAATTTGAGCTGCCAAAGCAGGAGGTGAAGATAGCAGACGTTTTCCGTGAAGTTGAGAATGCAAAAAGCCGTTTCAGCATACATGCTTGGGGCCTCGCTGACACCACTTTGGAGGATGTCTTCATTAAGGTTGCCAAGGGAGCACAAGCATTCAATGAGAACGCGTAA